The following DNA comes from Solanum stenotomum isolate F172 chromosome 11, ASM1918654v1, whole genome shotgun sequence.
ctcttcttgaactttcttctaaaaccctaagcgtaaaTTGATTTGggaaaactgaaccaaatcagtttacaTGCCTAATTATTTACTAAAGATGCTTAAATCTGAAAGGGCAacgaaaataccaaaatacccctcatattttcgagtaactttccttaattggacaacctaacttcaaaCGGGAATATCTACCTCATACGAGCTAAAAAATTAGCAagctcagtggcgttggaaagaggattccaagaccgtTCATTTGATATCTAATGggacacctaactcatcctgtactgaaagttatggttgtttgaagttgaccaaaaactcataacttatgCATAACTTGCACAATTTTAGATTtagctatttccaatttaattctttttatttttaactcttTAAAATGCCAAGGTGTTACTATAGGATAATTCAAGCAGtgtgggtgagacgttgtatcatcacataactcatattgatggttgtcgattgtatttttacattcgaactgagttattattgtatttttgaatacattgagttgttatgtACTATTTTAAAACGATTTATATAAACtacatctttattgttgtttttatactactttgagttgagtatccatgagttgaggttgagttgagtagagTCGAGGTGATTATGTTTCCTTCTTTCCAAGTTCAAGCTATTGTGTTATATTCAGTATTCCCTTTACATGcccgtacatttaatgtactgatgtcatttggcttgcatcatttcatgaGGCAAATACAGGAGATCAGGAACATCAACAAGCGATTCGTTGATACCAATTGCAGTTCTAGAGttatttggtgagcctcctttcttTCAGAGGATTCcatatttattttcatctatttaAGTTTTGGTAGAATGATTGGGGTTCTTATCCCGACATCCCTcgtagtattagaggcttcatagatagctAGACAGTAGTAGTTCACGAGTCTTTTCATTTCCAGTGTTTAATATTCTatacttgagttgcctcttttggccagttaatgttttatttttgaaatattctgAGTTTACCTTTTTAGACAATTGAGTAAAGTTTACTTTTAAAGTTCATCTTATGTTGCataagtcttccgttgagagTTGAGCCAGGCTAAGGGTTCACTTTGGgttagcaatggttctcgagtgtcggccatgtCCAAGGTATAGGCTCAAGGCATGATAAACTTAGTATCACAACACAAatttcaagagtcctagggtttCTCTGACGGCTTTTCTGAAGAATCCTAGTTATTGGTGTGAAGTGCGCCAGATCTGTAATTAGGAGGCTGTGACATTATGGaattatctcacttctttcatactcttttcgTGCGATAGATTTAAACTCTGTAAAGTTTCCTTTTGATTTGTTCTTGCACGTAtcttttagatcatgcctccatgtAGAGCGGTCTGAGGTCGTCCTACTAGGAAAAATGTTGATCCTCACGATCAAGGGGTACATAATGTACGAGAAGTGCAAACCCAATGAGAGGTCACTAATACTGAGTTTCGGGATGCTTTTCagatgttgagtcaagtggtGACCAACCAATCTGGGCAACAAAGAGAGAATCAACaggatgtggctgatacatcCAGGATctgtgagttcttaaggatgaatcctttAGACTTCAACTGTTCAAGTGTCATTGAGGATCCGAAAAACTTTGTTGAAGAGCTACAGAAGATTTTTGAGGTTATGTATGTCGTTGATTCTGAGGgagtggaactagttgcatatcTATTGAAGGGTGTTTTTAGGATTTGGTATGGACAATGGAAAAGGAGTATAGTTGAACGAGAACCAAttgtttgttgggttgtgtttgaaGGTGCCTTCATGGGGCATTTTTTTCCCTTTGAGCTAAGAGAGGCAAAGGTAAGagaattcctcactcttaagcaggaatcaatgagtgtgcatgagtacaacctcaagttcacccaaatttcccgttatgctccggagatggttgttTATATGAGGAGCAAAATGAGCTTATTTGTGTCTGGGTTGTCTCGTGCGTCGAGCAAAGAGGGTAAGGTTGCGATGTTgataggggacatggacatataaagtctgatgatccatgtgcaataagttgaggaagataagatgagagatagagaagagtttcgAAAGAAGAAggctaagaaaacaagaaatGAGTCCGGGTAGCCGAAGAGTAATGCAAAATGGTTATCTTTTCAACAGAAGCCAAATGGACTTGCTCCATCATCTACTAGTGCACCTTCACCAAGGAACAAAGGTAAGTTCAAGAACCAGAATTcacagaacttcagagctaggaTTTCCTAATCTTAACGTAGTATGGCACAAAGAGGTAATTTGACTCCTGCATATggtaagtgtggtaggaaccacacAGGAGcatgtcgtgatggctccactggttgtttcaagtgtggtcagactTTTCACTTCATGAGAGAGTTCCCTAAGAATATGAAGGTAAATGGTAATGGGGATAATAGTGCCCAATCTTCTTTGGTAGCTTCAATAGACAAAATTGCACCTAGAAAAGCTACTTCAAGGACATGTGGAGGAGCAAACTATCCGTAGGCTATCAACAATCACTAAGAGTAAGAGAATTCACCTaatgttgtcactagtatgatcaaagtctttacttttgatttaTATGCATTGCTAGATCCAGGTGCGAGTCTATCTTTtttgactccttatgttgcgatgaattttgatattcttcttgAGAAACATCTTTAGCCCGTCAGTGTTTCCAAACCTGTCgatgagtctattctagctgagagagtttatcgtgatgTTACCAGTTTagtcaatcacaaggacaccatggctTACTTAGTTGAGCTTAATatggtggactttgatgttatttaGGTATAGACAGATTCTATGCAtgttatgccttagttgattgtagaaTTCAAGTAGTTAAGTtctagtttcctaatgagctagttatagagtggaggagtagttcagcagtgcctacgggttattttatttcataccttaagacgagaaagttagtttccaaggggtgtatctatcacttagtccgagttaatgactctagtgttgagacaccacctattcagtcagttccagttgtgagtgagttcCCAGAGGTCTTTTCATATGATCTtctcggagtccctcctgagagagaaatagacttcgatatagatattcttcccgaTACTCGTCTTATCTCTATTTTTCCATATTGAATGGATCcagttgagttgaaagagttaaaagagaaGTCGAAAGACCTTCTTGAGaaggttttattcaaccaagttCTCACCTCGGGACGCTCTGGTCTTATTTGCGaggaagaaaaatggttctctTCGGATATGTATTGATTACcgcaattgaacaaggttactataaagaataagtatccacttccgtggattgataatattttcgatcaacttcagggtgccatttgtttttctaagatagaccttagatctgACTATCATTAGTTTAGAGTAAAAGAGAGTGATATTCCCAAGATAGCTTTCAGGAcctgttatggtcattatgagtttctagttatgtcttttggtgtgactaatgctcctgcaacatttatggaccttatgaacagaATGTTTAAGtcttatcttgatatgtttgttattgttttcacTGAttacattctaatctattcgaggaacaAAGGATCTTGGATActtattcgaggaatgaggaggaGGCCCCGACCTGGCTTGCCCAAAATTCTAGCATGTAGGCCCCTTAGGCGATGTGGTTCCACTTGTCTAATCGCCTAATCACTTGGGCGATGGAACCCCACCTCACCGAGTTACAAAGGTAAAATATGCTCCCATTAACAAATTTCTAAGTGACATAGGTCATTGCCCTCTTCCATGTCTTGCTACCCCACATATATATCCCTAGCTTAGCTTAATAGAATTACGGGGTATTACAATATCTTCcctttgggatcattcgtcctcaaatgatgATTCTAAATACTTCTTAAGCAAAcaactctagactagcagcccatcatgcatgcaactcatctaAATGTGCATAAGCTAATGGAGAAAACTTTAATTCAAAGCTAAACATATTCAATGCAACACACGGgtgtaggaactacatctaacaacccatttaTTAATGGAATTCTCATAACTagtcatgttcaaggaggaactaccatctccaagTCATAACATGCTCATCATACtctcatggagcctaaatgcaatttactctcaaaaagcatttaTTCAAAGAGGAATCTTTCGACTCAAAACTAAGGCATTCTCAtatattcatctcatgaagtcaaaataggcaacttatactcaatgcactacaatCATGAGGACAATTTAatcatgcaaactcattttcaaTTAAATCACAAGTTTTCACGAACATGCATCATATAAGGAAACCATGGCAACTCATAAACACACAATAACCTTACTAGGtaggcacaccatctccccctcgggagtaagcctacacaaactcttctaaacatcattcatactaaagacaacttcAAGGTCAAACATATCAAATCTATCAAGTCATCAAAGACAAGCAACACCGGAATCTAATAAGGCATGAAACACATACCGGTAGTCACATCCAGGGGGACACTTTTTTTCACCACTAGCTTGGAGAACCTAGAACCAATTTTTGCTTGGGAGCATTGCGATCCAAACCATtaagaaaaacttgattttcCTCTCTCCCTTTATCCCTAAGTATtggacaatctctcatcttatgaccCTCATTGCCACAACAATAACAACCATCCTTTCCGGCTAGACACCCACTGTAATGCTTTCTTCCACACTTGGAGCAAGTTGGATTAAGCAACACAGATTCACTATTACTCCCTCTTTGAGGATTAGGTTTAGACACCCTCTCTTGGTTGGAATGTTTTTGTTGATTTCTAGGTTGACCATATCCATCGGATCTAGCATTGGAGAAACCCCCATCACCATTCCTAGCCCTTTTTACCTCTCTATTCTTGTCTTGGAGTTTGTCATCCTCCATTTGTTGGGCATACACCATGAGatgtgagatatccatatcatgaagGAGCATTGCCGTATGAAATTCTTTTCTTACCACCTTGGATATACCCGTCACATACATACTCATTTCATCCCTTGGATCCGCCACCATAGACGaagcatacttggacaattcGATAAACTTTAGAGAATATTCTTGAACACTCACACCTCTTTGACGAAGGATGATAAATTCTTCTACCTTAACTTCCCTCATCTCTTGAGGAAAtaacctatcaagaaatgccTTCTTCAACACCTCTCAATCTATGGAACCCGCTCCTACCGGCCTATTCAtgttccattgagtataccatactTAGGCCACAcccttcaattgataagcggctAGCTCCACTTTCACTACCaaagtcacccccatagcatcAATTATCTTGTAAACCTCTTccacaaattcttgaggatTTTCTCCTACTTTGGAACCAAAGAACATGGGAGGGTTCATCCTTGTAAAATCCCTCAATCTAGAAGCCACGACATTCTAATTAGGTCTCACATGGGGCCCAACATCTCTATTGACTTGGGCCGTCATAGCTTGATCCAATGTTACAAGGGCCTACTTAATTTCCACATTTTTCATAGCCGAAGGATCAACCGGAGCTTGAGAAGGAGCTGGGTGTGGAACTTGGAGAGCAACATCTTGCTCCTCATTGCCGTCCTCACCTCTCCTAGCATTTTCCCTTGTAATAGACATACCCTGAAAGACCATATGGCACATATTAGAAGAAGAACCTACAAGAGCCAAACTCTGTGGCACGACTTatagaatgaagaagtgagatttcctaaacatccaataccttcctattcataaatgtggcacacttcacatttatgaacaatactctactagacgtggtttgagacaatcctagaaccattctaaaccttgtgctctgataccaagtttgtccgaacccaggggtacaccttagatgtaacatggcgtacttgtccccgaaggggtctcatacaatcccttagaatataataacataagataatagaatagtacggaaattttaaaaacttttatcgatacaatcaaagtctttttataaaatgaaaatgaaagtctttactacacctttgtctcaaaccatctaatacaactttgaataaaactcttgggacataccctatacaatagtctcaacatggaaacaaaatacataaaggaaatagtgagtttgtcctcgaagctatgtggactcaccaaaatcttcaactcctttgctccttagaaacccatCTCCAAGAATagaactcaagtctccaaaccctacatttgatgagaatgtaggcaaagtatgcgttagtacaaaatgtactaaatatgttagctagcataacacTATAAGAGCATAagataagggttagtcaatataagacataatccacaatcatataaaatatttcatgaaacataagcatcatataagtaTTATTCAACTCTTTGTAATTTGTACCATAATAGGACTACTCTCAAGTAANCATAagataagggttagtcaatataagacataatccacaatcatataaaatatttcatgaaacataagcatcatataagcattattcaaCTCTTCGTAATTTGTACCATAATAGGACtactctcaagtaacctcaaggcatatttgtgcaatgcatgaatagcatcccataataccctTCAAGCTATgcatccctttttggtcatcttaatcatagtcaaTATGCATAGTCAAGACCTAGGTTTTCATATAACAAGAGCACTATACTTCTAAGTAACcttaaagcatacttgtgcaatgtatgaagggcatcccataataccattcacactaagcataatcTTGAAGTCGCCATATTCATACTTACCATTCATTTGGTCTCATCCTTAGCTTTCTTCATATAGGCAAGAGAATTATCACCTCTGTCACACCCCTTTTCAGCCGGCAAAAAGGGTTTTTTCAATTTAAGTGACGGTATTAattagggattattttattttttcagagttgccacttggaattgagttatggtgttccaagttaccttttttttaatccctaatcaaaaggaaatgaatCTTTATTTGGTCTGCGAAATAGAAACGCGGGTAAGGAATTCTCATTACTGAGGGAAAGGTATTAGCTATCCCTCGAGTCTCGTGGTTCTAGCACgatcgcttttattgacttatacttatcttgaattattaattttggatatattatttCAGGCCATCACttgttcacattttttttattaatgaaattttattagtcTCACCCTAGATGCATCGCTTCATTCTTGGTCTTGGCATACACCGGCTCAGAAGCATAACAACTTTCTTCTCTCGAGTGTGTTACCTAATATTTTATGTCTCACATCttgattttaacaaaataaaacatttagTAGAATAATTTTACCAAGGTGTGTCATCACatccttgaatttcttttaaattttcaaaaagatgtgtaaccatATTCTTAAtcgaaaaaaacattttaacatGCTTATATCCTAATATTTACCTATTGCTAGAAAGCTTGAATGTATTATtaatgattaaattaatttttactttttatttgcaTGAATACtatttaaacaataaaattcaaaatcttaaacaaataaaaaattattttttttcatattcaaattgaatATAGATGCACTTACATTTTTAGTATACTTACAAGTTATGAGAAAAggcaataaaaataaaaagtaaaaaatttgtAACTATTCAGctcttaatttttctaaaataaacatttttaataTTAGATACAGTTGACTAAACAAACTATTAGAATAATTTTGTTAGACATTTAGTTGATTTTGGTTGGACACAAGAGGTACTTAATTGATAACAACATATggtacaaaaatgaaaaataaatgtataataGAATAAACaggaaatatttcaatattattgtgTTAGAATTAAATACACATAAAATTTGAGCAAATTTCATAACATTGAAAGCAAGTATTATATAatcatgaaaattaaaatatacaataaaaattaaatgataccTCTGGCGAAaatcaaatcaagaaaagacatcaaatttcataaacAAATTAAGAGAAATGTAAAGTTGAACACCGCAAAATCTGGACCGAAGCTTGATTAAAACGCTCACAAAGCTTTTGTAGATTGTATGTGGTAGTATATGTTTTGTGTTTATATGAAAGTAGTTAtgagaaaggaagaaaagatGTGAATGTGTTGGTGAATTTTTGAAAGAGGAATAAAATGAAtctgaaagtttttttttgtttgttgcgtttttcttttttttcccctgctgattgtttttatttgtttttttttgttatattttttgtctCTTATAGGTGTGTGTAGTACGTAATATATGTGTGTAGTGTTGTTGTTTGTAGTGTGTAGGAGTGGGGTAGTGGGGTTGAGATGTGGGTAGTGAGGTGAAGTGGTTAAGTAGGTGAGGGTAATGGGtaggttattttttttaattgtttgttgttaataaataaaaatataataataataatattacataattattttggaattaataaaaaatatagataaattaaataactacatcaaaaaatataattaagaaaatatgaaaatatctaatttatttactaaaattttgattaaaataaaaacaaaatgtaCCTTAAagtgtgactctatttttgttattttcaaatcctttaaaataaacttaataaaataagatacaaatcaaaatatttaatctagatttataaaatatttaatatctaAAAATGGTGGTAAACTTAAGTTCGATAAAAAATTACGTGTGTACAGTTTGTCCCTCTTTAACTGGAAACACGAAGAGTTTTCAGACAAAGAAGTAGATAACGTGACAAATTTTGACCGGACTTGTATTTGAAGGAAATATTTGTGTGACCGAGTCTTGGTTTTGGATATCCTACATATCTTGGGTTATAAGGGTATCGGGTCACGTGTAGTTCAAGAAGATGAGTTGATGAGTTGGAAGTTAAGTGAGGTTCCATTGAGGCTCCAGGTCACGACTCTTATCCTTACATTAAAAAATGAAAGCTAAtagtcaaaaggaaaataaaagtacaagctCCTATCTATGCAGATTCTCTTGAGTCTACACTTGAGTCTTTGACTTTCACAtctcactttgaattttttgggtgagtatcttgatcttgaacaaAATTTGAGGCTTAACTTGCCACTTAGAGTGAGTTTTCGGCACTTTTCAAAATGACAATTTGAAAATGTTCTTGAAGGCCTACTTGTTTTGTTGATCAATAGCTGAATAAAAATAGATGTTAGGAAGTCAGGCTGCTACATGCATTGAAGAAGCTGATTCTGGCTATCATGAAATTGATCATTCTGAAAAGAGTTGAAACTTtgtacttgaattttttttgtgaattattaacaaatgtaaataaaaaaataattaaaaaaaaaaccatactAGGAAGtatttatcctaggagaaaataaaaataaaggtctTAGACTAGgaaatgtttatcctaggagaaattaaaaataaaggtctcagactagaaagtgtttatcctaggaaaaaatgaaaaataacagTCTCAAACTAGgaaatgtttatcctaggagaaaatgaaaaataacagTCTCAGACTATGAAATGTTTATTctaggagaaaatgaaaagtaaCAGTATTAGACTAGGAAATGTTTATcgtaggagaaaataaaaaataacgtctCAGACatggaagtgtttatcctaggagaaaataaaaataacgtctcagactaggaagtgtttatcctaggagaaaatgaaaaataacagtctcagactaggaagtgtttatcctaggagaaaataaaaaataacgtctcagattaggaagtgtttatcctaggagaaaattaaaaataacaatctcagactaggaagtgtttatcttaggcgaaaaatataaaataacgtCTCACACTAGAAAGTGATTAtcttaggaaaaaataaaaaataacgtctcagactaggaagtgtttatcctaggagaaaataaaaaataacgtctcatactaggaagtgtttatcataggagaaaataaaaaataacggtctcagactaggaaatgtttatcctaggagaaaatgaaaaaataataggcTCAGACTAGAAAGTACATCCtaggagaaaaatgaaaaataacatctcagactaggaagtgtttatcctaagagaaaataaaataaaaaaacggtctcagactaggaaatGTTTAACccaggagaaaatgaaaaataaaagtgtcagactaggaagtgtttatcgtatgagagaataaaagataaaggtatcagactaggaagtgtttatcctaggagaaaataaaaaataacttctcAGACTAgtaagtgtttatcctaggagaaaataaaaaataacaagcTCAGAATATGAAGTGTTTAATCTAGGAGAAAATAACTAAATCCCATtctgtaggagggtcctgctaatcccaatGTCCAGgaggtcctgctaatcccattatgtaggagggtcctgataatctaaatctcattgtctaggagggtcctgctacactaattctcattgtccaagagggtcctgctagtcccattaACCAGGAGGATCCTGCTAGTCCCATTaaccaggagggtcctgctagtcccattaACCAGGAGGGTCCTACTAGTGTTCCATtttccaggagggtcctgctagtgtCCCAATATCCAGGAGGGTCCTTCTAGTCCATTATCCAAGAAGGTCCTGGTAGTGTCCCATTAtctaggagggtcctgctagtctCATTATCTAAGAGGGTCCTTCTAgtgtcccattatccaggagggccCTGCAAATTCCATTATCCAGAAGGGTCCTGCTAGTCTCATTATCTAGGAGGGTCCTACTAGTGTCCCATTTTTCGAGAGGGCCCTGCTAGTGTCCCATTATCCAAGAGGCCCTTGCTAATCCCATTATCTAGGAGGGCCCTGTTAGTCCTATTATCTAGGAGGGTCCTActagtcccattatccaggagggtcaTGTTAGTCCCATTATCCAAGAGGGTCTTGCTAGTGTCCCATTATCAAGGAGGGTCTTGCTActcccattatccaggagggtcctgctaatgtCTCATTATCTA
Coding sequences within:
- the LOC125845842 gene encoding uncharacterized protein LOC125845842, which codes for MLSQVVTNQSGQQRENQQDVADTSRICEFLRMNPLDFNCSSVIEDPKNFVEELQKIFEVMYVVDSEGVELVAYLLKGVFRIWYGQWKRSIVEREPIVCWVVFEGAFMGHFFPFELREAKKPNGLAPSSTSAPSPRNKGACRDGSTGCFKCGQTFHFMREFPKNMKPVSVSKPVDESILAERVYRDVTSLVNHKDTMAYLVELNMVDFDVI